The segment GAGCGTGGTGTACTTGCGCCCCTTGGTGTCGGTGAGCTGGACGCGCTCGCCGGCGCGGAACGGGCCACGGCGGCGGTCGGCGCCGAGCGGATGTGGATAGGTACTCATTGGATTCATCTTACGGAAAAATGTCGGAGGCAGTCGCTACGGTAGGAAGCATGAAACGTCACGCTGCCATCTCTCCCTCCCGGGCCAAGGATTTCTCCTCATGCCCGCTCAAGTTTCGCTTTCGGGTGATCGATAAGCTCCCCGAGCCACCGTCGGTGGAGGCACTGCGCGGCACGATCGTCCACGCGGTCCTCGAGCACCTGTACGACTCGCCCGCGCTTGAGCGCACGCCCGAACGCGCCCAGTCGCTGCTCGATCCGGTCTGGTCCACGCACCTAGATAAGGAGCCCGCGGCGAGGGATCTGTTCGCCTCCGATCAGGAGCTACAGGAGTGGTTGGGCTCCGCCCGCCCGCTCATCGCGAACTACTTCAAGCTGGAAAATCCCGTCTTCCTTGAGCCCTTTGCGCGCGAGGAGTTCGTTAACGCAACCCTGCCCTCGGGTCTGGCGATCCGCGGAATCATCGACAGGATCGACCGCGCGCCAAGCGGCCAGATCCGGGTGGTCGATTACAAGACTGGCAAGTCGCCCTCCCCGCGCTTCCAGGCCGAGGCGATATTTCAGATGCGCTTCTACTGCGCCGCCCTCTACTATGCCGAGGGAACGCTACCCACCCGCACGCAGCTCATCTACCTCAAGGACGGCCGGGTGCTCACCTACGATCCCGTGCCGGCCGACGTGGATGCGCTGGCCATGGAGGTGGACACGCTGTGGTCGGGCATCCGTGCCCGGCTCGAGGATGGTTTCGAGGCGAAGAAGGGCCCGCTGTGCAACTGGTGTCACTTCCAAAGCATGTGTCCGGCCTTCGGTAACCAGGCTCCGCCCATGAGCGAGCAGGGGGCGAAAGATCTGCTCACAGCCGAGGTGGGACAGGGCCAGGTCAGCTAGACCGGGCGTACCTCGGCCATGACCGAGCGGAGGAAGGCCTCGTCGGCGTCGACCAGCGAATCGATCAGGGTCACGCCCGCCACGCCGGAGATATCCACCTTCAGCGGCACCCCCACCGTCACGCAACCGGCGGCGAGCGCCGAGGTCAGGCCGTGCACGGAGTCCTCGAAGGCGAGCGTGCGGTCGGGCGGAACGCCGAGCCTTACGGCCGCCAGTAGGTAGGGCTCGGGGTCGGGCTTGCCAACCTTGACCTGATCGCCGGTGACGGCCACCTGAAGAGTACCGGCCGGGGCCTGTTCTAGGGCGAGTTGGGCGAAGGCGATGTGGGAGGCGGTCACAAGCGCGCTCGGTATCCCCAGGTGGGCCACCAGCTCAAGGAGCTCGTAGGCGCCCGGGCGCCAGGGCATCCCGTGCTCGCGGCCGATCTTCGCCACGCGCTCGGTCAGCATCCAGCCGAGGGCGGCCGGATCCATGTCGATCTCAAGCGAGGTGGTCAGGTGGGTGGCGGCGTCGATGAGGTTGAGGCCGATGATGGCCATCTCGTCTCCGGCACGCCAGGGCCGGCCCAGCTCGCCCAAAACCTCGGTCTCCGCCTGGAACCAGAGCTTCTCGGTATCGGTGAGGGTCCCGTCCATGTCAAACAGGATCCCGGAAGGCAGAGGCATAATGCTCCTTACGCGCTCATGATTCCCGCGCCGAGCAGGAAGACCAGCGTGCCGGCCAGCAGGAGGCGGTAGACGACAAAGGGCAGGTAGCTCTTCGTGGACACGAGCTTGAGGAAGCCAACGATCACGGCATAGCCCACCACGAAGGCCGTCACGGTGGCCGCGAATGTGGGCATAGCGCCAGCCTGGGGGCCGGTGCCGTCGTCGGTGAAAAGCCGATAAAAGCCCGAGCCAAGGACGGCCGGGACAGCAAGGAAGAAGGAGATGCGGGCGGCTGCCACGCGCGTATATCCGAGCGCGAGGCCCACCGTGATCGTTCCGCCCGAGCGCGACACGCCCGGCACCAACGCCATAGCCTGGGCGAAACCGAGCGTGATGCCGTCGCGCAGGCTCATCTGGTCAAGGCTAAGCCGGCGTCGACCGTAGCGATCGGCCAGGCCGAGCAGCACCGCAAAGGTGGCGAGCATGAGCGCCGTGATGTAAAGGTTTCTGAATGTGGTGTCGATCCAGGTCTCGAGTAGCAGGCCAAGGACGACGATCGGGATCGAGCCAAGGATGACGATCCACCCCATCCGGGCGTCCGGATCGGTGGACGGCGTGCGCTTCCACCGGCCGGGCAGCGACGTGGCCCAACGCGTGATGATGCGCCAGATATCCTTCCTGAAGTAGATGAGGACCGCCAGTTCGGTGCCGATCTGAGTTACCGCCGTGAAGGTGACGCCGGGATCTCCCAGCGAGGGAAAGAGCTCGCCCACGATGCGCAGGTGCGCCGAGGAGGAGATCGGCAGGAACTCGGTCAGCCCTTGAACAATTCCTAAAATGATGGCTTCGAAAATACCCACGCGCCCAAGCCTAAACCAGTTCGGGCCGGATCGTAGGTTAGGCTCAGGGATATGAAGCACACGTTTTTGGGCGGCAGCGGCCTGCGCATGGGTAGCCTCGGCCTGGGCACTCTGACCTGGGGGCGCGACACCGACGTCGAGGACGCCACCAAGATGGTCGCGGCCCTCCTCGACCACGGCGGCACCACGATCGATGTCTCCCCCGTCTACGGCGACGGCCTCGCACAGCAGGTACTCGGATCGATCTTCGACGGCGGCGTAGATCGCTCCGACGTGGTCGTTATCGCCCACGCTGGAGAGTTTTATCACGACGACGGGGTGCGGTTTAACGGCGGCCACTCGGCCCTGGCCTCCTCGCTCAACGCCACCCTCACCGAGCTGGGCACCACCTACGTGGACATTCTGCAGGTGGCGGCGCCCGACCCACGGGTCGCAATCGAAGAGCAGTTGGAAAGCCTGGCACAGATGGTCAGGTCCGGCGCCGTGCGCTACATCGGTCTGGCTAATCATCCCGCGTGGCGGGTGGCCCGCGCCGCGCAATACCTGGCAGATCTGCGCCTGCCGCGGCTTGCCGCGGTCGGGGCCGAGTACTCGGTGCTACATCGCCAGCCGGGCGGGGAGCTGACCGCCGTCGCACGCGAGTTCGACCTGGGAATCATCGCGCAGGCCCCGCTCGCCGGCGGCGTGCTCACCGGAAAATACCGCCACACGATCCCCGCGACCTCGCGCGCGGCCACCGAACACCTGTCCGCCACCGTGGACCCTTACCTCACCGACAAGCCGCGCCGCACCGTCGAGGCCGTCGCCAAGGCCGCCGACGGGTTGGGACGCACCCCGGCCGACGTCTCGCTCGCCTGGCTCCTTGACCAGCCGCAGGTGACGACGGCGCTCATCGGCGCGCGCACGCACGCCCAGTTCGAGCAGGTACTATCCCTGCCGATTAACCCGCTACCCGGGCCGGTCGCGCAGGCGATCTCCGAGATCTAAAGGTCAGTCCTGAAGGTTGAACTCCTCCAGGTCGTCATCATCATCGTCATAGTCCTCGAAACGATCATCGAAATCGTCGTCGAGGTCGTCGTCGTAATCCTCGTCGTGCTCGTCATAGTCGTACGTGTCGAGCGGCGTCTCCACGCCGTACTGGGTGTAGAGCGCGTCGTCGTAGACCGTATAGGCGTCGGCAAGCGCATTCGCCGCCGCTAAGACGGAAGGATCTTCCGAATCCCGCGCTGAGATCGCCGCCGCGTTGAACTCCTGAAGAGCAAAGATGAGCCGATCGAATGCCGCTTGTGTTTCGTTAGCCATGCTTGAAGCCTAGCTTACGCGGCCGATTTTTAGTACCCTTCGACCATCTTTACAGGTGCTTCGGCGATCTTTAGATCCGCTCGATAAAGTCGCGTAGGATCTGCGCGCCGAAGCTGAGCGAGTCCACCGGAACGCGTTCGTCCACCCCGTGAAACATCGCCGGGAAGTCGAAACCCTCCGGCAGGCGTACCGGCGAAAACCCGTAGCCGTCGATGCCGAGTGAGCCGAGCGCCTTGTTGTCCGTGCCCGCCGAAAGCAGGTAGGGAAGCACGTGCGCGTGCGGGTCATTCGCCAACACCGCGTCCGTCATCGCCTCAACGAATGCGCCCTCCGTGGTGGACTCATACCCGTTGGCGCTCGACAGCCAGCCAACCTCGAGGCCGTCCGTCAGCTCCTCGATCCGGCGCGCCACCGCCTCCTCGGTGCCCGGGATCGCGCGCACGTCCACCGTCGCCTCGGCACTGGCTGGAATGACATTGGCCATGTAGCCGCCGTTGACGGAGGTGAGGTTGCAGCCCGTGCGCAAGGTCGCGCCCACGTAGGCCTTCGCCGGCCCGAGTGCGTCGACGAGCGCGTTGATGCTTGCCTCATCCTCCGGATCAAAGGGCAACCCGGAGATCTCCGCAGTGCCCCGCAACAGCTTGGTCACGGTGTCGGTCAGGATCAGCGGCCAGGGCTCCGAGTCTATGGCCACGAGCGCGCGAGAGAGCTTGGCGATGGCGTTGTCACCGTTGACCTGGGAGCCGTGACCGGCCTTGCCTTCGGCGCCCAAGGTGTACCAGGTCAGGGCCTTCTCCCCCGTCTGCAACAAGTAGACGCGCTCGCCGTTGACGTACGTGTTGTAGCCACCGACCTCGGAGATCGCGTGCGTGGCACCCTCGAACAGCTCCGGATGATTCTCTACCAGCCACCGGCAGCCCTGGTGCCCGCCGGCCTCCTCGTCGGCGAACATGCCGATGATAAGGTCACGCGGCGGCACGTAGCCGCTGGAGGCAATCTCGCGCACCACGGCAAGGATCATCGCATCCATGTTCTTCATGTCCACGGCGCCGCGACCCCACAGGAAACCGTCCTTGACGACGCCGCCAAACGGGTCCACCGACCATTCCCGCGCCACCGCGGGCACCACGTCCGTGTGCCCGTGAATGACGACGGCGCCCCGGCGTTCGCCCGTCACGGGGTCAACCTCGATCTCCCGCTTCTTGCCGGGGATGCGCACCACCACCGACGGGCGCCCGGGCGTCGGGCCGAGGTAGTGCGGCTGGAGACCGACCTCGTGGAGCAGGTCCATGACGTAGTCGGCCGCCGGCTTCTCAATGACGTCCCGCCCGTCGTTGGAGGTGTCGAAACGGATGAGCGTTCGGGCGATCTCGAGGGCTTCGCTATATGTCATTTCTCCTCCTTAAACGGTGCCGGATCCGTCCTAAACGGCGCTGGCTCCGTAACATCGTACGCCTGGGCGTGGTTCTGCTCCGCGGCGGCGATCCCGTCGAACTCGCGTAGGTCTGGGTTGAGCGGATGACCGGCAGCCATCTCAGCGATCATGAAGTCCACGATCGCCTCCCTCGAACGTTCAAAGTGGGAGCCGGCGCGTAGCAGGCGCTGGTAGGGAGCGCCGAGCTCGAGCACGGTGGTGACCATCTGTAGCTCCTCCAAGCACCCCAACTCCTGAGCGATCGGGGTGAGCTCGTCCACCGTGCGCGCAAGGGTCTGGCCCACCTGCTCCTCGTTGCCGTCCTCGTCAAGGATGAGGATCGCGTCGATCCCGTATCGGGCCGCGCGCCACTTATTTTCGTCCACGAACCAGGAGGGCAGGGTGGGAAGCTCTTCCCCGGCGTCAAGTTGGCGCGAGAAGTACTCGACCATACATTGCGAAAGAGCGGCAACCATCCCGATTTCCGCGAGGTTCGTGGCCGCGTCCGCCACGCGGAACTCGAGCGTGCCGAATTTCGGGGAGGGTCGCACATCCCAGCGCACCTCGTCGAAGTTCGAGATGACGCCCGTCTTGACCATGCCGGCATAGTATTCTTCGAGGTCACACCACCGCTCGAATTGATGCGGCACGCCAGCCGTCGGCAGCTGTTGGAAGACCATCGCCCGATTGTCGGCGTACCCGGTGTTCTTCCCGCTCCAAAACGGCGAGGAGGCGGTCAACGCCTGGATATGGGCGAAGCGGGTCAGCACCGCGCGCAGGATTGGCAGCACCTTGGCCCGGTCCTCAATGCCCACGTGGACGTGGGTACCAAACAGCAGCATTTGACGTCCCCAATACCGGGTGCGGTTGACCAGCTCAGCGTAGCGCTCCGTGTCCGTCACGCGCTGGTAGACCGGGTTGGCGAAAGGGTGCGTGCCCGAGGAGGCGAGCGTGATACGCATCGGTTCGACCACCGGCTCGAGGAGGTCGAGACATTCGCGTAGGTCGGCCACGCACTGACCCACGCGTTCATGCGGGCGCGAGACGAGCTCGATGGTGTTGAGCATCATCTCCCCGTGGATCATGGAAGTGTCTGCATCGAGCTGACGCACCAGCGCCAAGACCGTATCGGCCGCCTGACGCAAATCATTCGAGTCGCGGTCGATGAGCTGGAGCTCCCACTCGATTCCCACACTCGACCTGGGTGAGTTCGCAAATTCCAACGTCATCTCCTATACCTTTCCACGAAGGCGCCGATCAGGGCGGCGCACGCCGAATAGTCATGGCTGGTAGTCTGCGCGCGCACCCTGTCCACCTCTTCGGCGGCGAAGTAAACATCGCCGTAGTAATCAAGACGTAGCCCCACACTCACCGCGTCGATCTCGGGGTGAAATTGCACACCGTATACGTTGTCTCCGTAACGAATCGCCTGCACGGGACACAGCGCGGAGGAGGCCAGCACCGCCGTATTCGCCGGCACAAGACCAACCGCGTCTTCGTGCCCCACGATCGCCGGGAACGAATCGGGCAGCAGGGAGAAGATCGGGTCGGCGCGACCGTCGTCGGTGAGGTTGACACTGATCGTCGACAGCTCCTCGCCGTAGTCCGTGGTCAGCGTGCCGCCGAGCGCAAGCGCAATCGCCTGATGTCCGTAGCACAGGCCGAGGAAGGGCAGGTCCTCAGCCAGCGCCTCCTCGACCACCGCGAAGAGGACCTCCTCCGTGACGATCTGCTCGGTCGTCTTGGCGGCGCCGTGGTCGCCGAAACCGTACTGGGATCCGGAGACGATAAAGCCCGCGTAGTCCCCGACGTCGATCTGTGGGCGATCCTCAAGAGAAAGGTAGACGATGTCGGAGTCGGCAAGGCGCCCGTCGCGTTTGATCGCGGCGAACTCGTCACGGCGGATGCCGGCCGCAAAGGAGGGCCGGGCCGCGAGGAAGGCGAACGGTTTCATAGCAACAGCGTAGCGAAGCCCGGCCGATTTTTAGGACGTGACTGCCTGGCGGGCAACCTCCATCGGCATGTCAATGCCCAGCCATATCCTCTCCGCGATCGCCGCCTGTCCGAGCAACATCCGCAAACCGGGCACCGTTTTCGCGCCAGCCGCGCGGGCCTCGGCGATGAGGCGGGTGATGCGCGGGTGGTAGACGACGTCCGCCACCGTGTGGCCCGACGTGATCCATCTCGCGTCAACGAGTGTTTGACCCGCGAGATGGCCCATCCCCACCGAGGTGGCGTTGATGATGATGTCCGCATCCGCGCACGCTTCCTCCAGCCCGCCAGCCTCGAGGGTGTGCAGGGACAGGGCACAGCCGGTACGCGTGGAAAGCCGGTCGAGGGCGGTGCGGATCGAGGCGAGCTCCGGCTTGGCGCGGTTAAACACGCTCACCCTCGCCGCGCCGTCTAGCGCCGCTTGGGTCCAGATCGACGACGCCGCTCCCCCCGTCCCCAACAGCACAATGTGACTGCCCGCCACCGAAGTTCCCTCCGCTTCAATCTCGCTCAGCAGCCCGGCGCCGTCGGTGTTGTCCCCGCGAGCGTGCCCGTCCCGAAATGTGATCGTGTTGACGGCATTCATCTCGCGGGCGACGTCGCTGATCGAGTCCAGGTGCTCGATGACGGCCGATTTGAACGGCATCGTGACGTTCGCCCCCGCGTATCCCAACACGCGCATGGCCGCCACCGCCGCCCCGGCGTCGTCGACCTCGTGTGCCACGTAGACCGCGTTGATGCCGAGGTGGGAAAAGACGGCGTTGTGAAGCTCCGGCGATTTCGAGTGGCGTGCCGGATTACCGATGATGGCGAAAACCTGGGTACGAGCGTCCATGACTCCACTGTGCCATACGGAAACGAAAAAGGCCGGTATCTCTACCGGCCTCATCTGTGCGCGGAGGGGGACTTGAACCCCCACCCACTATACGTGGACTAGCACCTCAAGCTAGCGCGTCTGCCTATTCCGCCACCCGCGCAGGTGTGCGTTCGCAACAGGTAAGAATCTATCACCGAAGGCGATCCGAGCAAAATTCACCACTCACTTTCGAGGTGTGATCTGAGCCAACATGTAGGTAGGGGTAGATTGGAGGCATGACTAACGCACCCGATCCGAATCGTCCCGAAGACCTCGTCCGCCAGTTCCACGAAACCTACGGCCTTCCCATCGTCACTGACGCGCCGAACGCCGACCGCGAACGCGTCCACATGCGCATGAGCCTGGTGGCCGAAGAGTTCTCCGAGCTTGTCGGCGCCATCTACGGCGCGAAGGCGCGTGCCCTCATCGAGGAAGCCTACGATGCCGCCCGCGCGGCCGATGACCACACGCGCGACACCGTCCTGACCGCCGACGCGCTCGCCGACCTCACCTACGTCATCTACGGGATGGCCCTCGAGCTCGGCATCCCACTGAGCGACGTCCTGCGCGAGGTTCAGGCCTCCAACATGTCCAAGCTCGGCGCGGACGGCAAGCCCATCTACCGCGAGGACGGCAAGGTCTTGAAGGGTCCCGACTTCTTCGACCCGGACATCGCCGGGGCGCTCGGGCTCTAGCAGTAGGTGGCGCGCCCGCTAGCGCGCCACCTACTGCTCGCCGTCAACGATCTCCGCGTCCTCGATGTCGTCCTCCAGAGTGAGGGCGACGATCTTAGCCGACAGCGCGTCGAGGCGCTCCTCAAACTGGCGCATCTTAACCCGGCGAGCCTTGCCCTTCATGGCGGACACGACGGGCAGGGAGTTCTCCAGCCCATCAAGTTCGCGGCGCCAGGCTGCTGTCTGCTCGGCCACGCTAGTATTGTTGGCCGTCCCGTACAGGTAGGTGGTTTGCTCGCGAAGCACCCCGATTCGAGCCTTCATGCGGGGTTCGCCGCGCTTGGCCTTGGATGTCCCCGCCAGCGCGCTGAGACGCCCCTTCAACGTAGCGAAGAAGTCCGGGTTATCCTCGATGAGCTTGCGGATCTGCGGGCCGTAGTTACGTACAACCTCGAATACCACCGGCCCCACCGTCGTCGCGATCTTCAGCAGTGTCTTCATCTTGCGCATACTTCGCCCCTTTCATCTGCCTCACATCCTAACGCGAGGCGGGTTGCCCGTTCGAGGTCAGCAGTGCGAGGACCGCAAGGACGCCAAGCGCGGAAAACGCTAGGCCCATCGCCGCCGGCCAGTGCCCCAGATCCCACGCCAAGCCAAATCCGATTCCGCCCAGCGAGGACCCGGCGTAGTAATAGGTGAGGTACAGGCCCGAGCCGATACCCGGCTTCGGGTGCAGGCTCGTGGCGCGTCCAGACTGTATCGAGTGCATCGCGAAGAACCCGCCACACAGGATGAACAGCCCCGGCCACAGGGTGTACGCCGACGGCGGGATGAGTAAGGCGACGCCGACGGCCATCGTGACCGTACCGACGATCATTGCTCCGCGCACGCCGATGCTCGCGATGAGCCGCCCCGCCCGGGCGGAGGTGAACGTGCCGGCGAGGTATCCGAGGAAGAGGAGCGAGGTGACGGAGGTTCCCATGCTCAGCGGCGGCTCCGAAACTCGGTAGACGACCACGTTGTATAGGCCAACGAAGGTTCCCATCCCCACGAGGGAGAACAGGTAGGCCACCAGCCGCTGCCTTTTGTACCACGGGAGCTCCGGGCGCGGAGGCGGCTGCTCACCGCCGCCAGTCCCGCCCTCCGTGGCGGGCAGGAGGAGGTGGGCGAGTCCGCCCATGATGGCCGATAGCAGGGAAACGGCGGCTAGACCCATCCGCCAATCGCCTGTCATCTCGTTGACAAATCCGGACAGGAGACGCCCGGTCATTCCTCCCACGGTGGTCCCGGCGATGTAGAGGCCCGATACTTGGGCAACGGAGGCCAGCTCGACGTGCCGCCCGACCCAGGCGAGTGCGGCGGTGAAGGGCGCGGCGAGCGCGATCCCCTGTACCACGCGTTGCACCACGATGATCCCCCACGAGTGCGTGAACGGGATGATAAGCGAGACAAGCACCGCAGCGGCGAGGCCGCCGATGATCACACGTCGTTCGGAGACCCGTGAGGTGATCGCTCCCCAGATCAGCACGGAGGTGGCCAGACCGAAGGTTGCCGCCGAGAGCAGCAGGGCTGACTGCGAGGCTCCCACGCCGTATTCCTCGCCAATGACGCGCAGGAGCGGTTGGGGTGCATACGTCAAAGCGTAGGCGCCGATCCCGATGCAGAAGAGGGCGCCGAGCGCGCGCCCGTAGTCGGACGTGCCGCGGCTGACAAGTTGACCCATGCTTTGGACTATACGACATTTGTCTTCATACGACTCTCCGTGTCTCCGCGCTCCTGCCTGCCGACATCCCCGTGCTGATGCGCTAGCGAAAGTCCCTGGACGGGAGCGAGACTGCTAACTCAAGACGTTCGACCCCGTCCGCCACGACGTTCATCACGTCATCCGCGCGCTCCACGACGCCGCGGATCACCAGGCCTTGGCTGGTACGCAGCACCTGCCGGTATTTCTCCCATAACCCGATCGAGCACACGACGTTGAGAAGGCCTGTCTCGTCCTCGAGAGAGAGGAAGGTAATGCCGGAGGCCGTGTGGGGACGTTGGCGATGGGTGACGATTCCCGCCACTCTGGTCCTCTCCCCCGGCTCGCAGTTGGCAAGTTCCGCGATGCTCACCACCCCACGCTTTGCCAGCGATGCCCGGAGGAAGTCCATCGGGTGCGCGGCCAGCGAGATACCTGTAGAGCGCAGATCAGCCACGTTCTCTTCTACCGGGCTCATGTGGGGCAGGGGCGGCGGCGTGGCGCCCACGTGAAGTCCGGGGATGGTGGGCTGAAAGGAAGCTCCGAGCGTCTTGCCTGTGTGGGCGAGCGGCCCCGCCGCCCAGATTCCCTCCCGGCGTGTCATCCCCAGGCTGGACAGCGCACCCGCCGCCGCAAGCTTCTCCAGCTCGGGGGTGGACAGCTGCGCCCGGCGCGCCAGGTCTGCCACCGAATCGAACTGGCGTTCCGCGCGGGCCGCGAGGATACGTCCGGTGGCTCGCAGACCCTTGACGTTCGACAGGCCAAGCCGCACCCCTCGGCGCGGGTCGGCGCTGACCAGCGGGTGCGGGCGCACCTGGCGTTCCGGCGTCACCTCCACGCACGAGTGTTCCTCTGAGAAGCACACATCCACGGGCAGGACGGCCACGCCGTGGCGTTGCGCGTCCGCCACCAGGGTCTGCGGCGAGTAAAATCCCATGGGCTGAGCGGCAAGGATGCCCGCGTAGAAATTCTCGGGGTGGTGGACCTTGAGCCAGGCGCTGGCATAGACGAGATAGGCAAACGAAAAGGAGTGAGATTCGGGGAATCCAAACTCGGCGAAGGCCTCCAGCTTGGTGTAAATCTCCTCGCGCGCCTCCGAGCCGATCCCGCGCTCGGCCATGCCGGCCATGAGCTGCCCGCGCAGCTCGCGCATGCGGTCATGACTGCGCTTGGCACCCATGGCCTTGCGGAGTTGGTCAGCCTGGGCCGGGCTGAAGCCGGCTGCATCAATGGCGATCTGCATGAGCTGCTCCTGGAAGAGTGGCACGCCGAGCGTCTTTTCGAGCGCGCCTTTGAGGAGCGGATGGGCGTAGCTGACCGGCTCGCGCCCGCGCCGGCGGTTGATATAAGGATTCACCGAGCCGCCCTGGATCGGACCGGGGCGGATAAGGGCCACCTCGATGACGATGTCGTAGAACGTGCGCGGGCGGATACGCGGTAGGGTGGCCATCTGGGCCCGTGACTCGACCTGAAACACACCAACCGTGTCCGCCGCACACAGCAGGTCATAGACCCGCGGATCCTCCTGGTCGATATTGTGCAAGCCCAGTGGCTGGCCGTTGCCGGCGCGCACACCCCGCTCCGTGAGCTCGGTGAAAGCGATCCGCAACGCGCTGAGCATCCCCAGCCCGAGCAGGTCAAACTTCACCAGCCCCGCTTCAGCGCAGTCATCCTTATCCCACTGCAAAACGCTTCGCCCCTCCATGCGTGCCCACCCCACCGGGCACACGTCAATGATCGGCCTATCGCAGAGCACCATTCCGCCCGAGTGGATGCCGAGGTGGCGGGGTAGGCGTTGGAGACGAGCGGCGATCTCCGCCACCCGTTCCGGCACCTCGGATTCGATCCCCCAACGGCGCGCGAACCGTACCCCCGGATGCGGCGTCGCGCATTCCTCCGGCGGCACATCGAAACCTGGCCGGCGCTTCGGGCTCTCCGTCGATGTCTCCGCCGCCTGCCCCCGCACGCCAACGCCTCCCGCCGGTAACCGGCGCTCGATCGACTTCGCCCATGCATCTGCCTGACCCGCGTCATACCCGAGGGCGCGCGCCGCGTCATGAATGGCTGAGCGCGGCCGGTAAGTGATGACGTTGGCCACCTGTGCGGCGCGCGTGCGCCCGTAGCGTGCGTAGACGTGTTGAATCACCTCTTCGCGCCGACCGGCCTCGATGTCAAGGTCGATGTCCGGCGGCCCGGAACGCCCGGGGGACAGGAACCTCTCGAAGAGCATCCGATGGCGGACGGCGTCGACCGCCGTGATCCCGAGCGCGAAGCACACCGCCGAGTTCGCCGCGGAGCCGCGCCCCTGACACCAGATCCCCTGACCGTGGCAGAAGGAGACGATCTCGTGGACGATAAGGAAGTAACCTGGAAAGCCCAACTGCTCGATCACCTCCAGCTCGTGATCGATCTGCCGCCAGGCGCGCGGGTGGGCTTGCCGGCTGCCGTACCTGCGAAGGGCGCCCTGCTCGGTAAGGTGACGCAGCCAGCTGGCCTCAGTGTGCCCGCCGGGCGTGGGAAACAACGGCAGGCGTGGGGCGACGAGCGTGAGGTCGAAGGAACATTCCCGTCCGATCTCGGCTGCGGCCGCCACTGCGCCGGGGTGTTCTGCGTGCAGGGCGAGCATTTGCTCGCCCGACTTCAAGTAGGACGGCCAGGCCGGTAGCCAGCTTCGATACTCCTCCAAGGGCTGATTCGCGCGCGTGGAGGCCAACACGTCCGCGATCACCGCGTCCGAAGGACGGGCGGCGTGGACATTCCCGGTGGCCACAACCCGCAGCCCCGCCTCTTGGGCCAGGGAGACGAGGAGGCGGTTGCGCTCGGCGTCTAAAGGCTGGTTATTGTGCGTGATCTCCACCGCCACGCTGTCCGCACCAAAGAGCGCGGTGAGGGTGTCCAGATACCTCCGGGCGCCATCCACCCCCCACACCCCCGGCTCACTCTCAAGCGCACGGCGCACCCCACCTTTGCGGCACCCGGTGAGGACCTGCCAGTTCTTCGCTCCGGCCGCGAGCGACTCGAGGGTGTGGGAGGCGTACCCCTTCTCCCCCGAAGCAAGCATCGCCTCCCCGATTGTGCGCGACAGGGCGTGGTAGCCCTCCGCGTCCCGCGCGAGGATGAGGAGGTGGTCTCCGTCCGGATCCTTCTGCCCCGGACGAGG is part of the Trueperella abortisuis genome and harbors:
- a CDS encoding RecB family exonuclease is translated as MKRHAAISPSRAKDFSSCPLKFRFRVIDKLPEPPSVEALRGTIVHAVLEHLYDSPALERTPERAQSLLDPVWSTHLDKEPAARDLFASDQELQEWLGSARPLIANYFKLENPVFLEPFAREEFVNATLPSGLAIRGIIDRIDRAPSGQIRVVDYKTGKSPSPRFQAEAIFQMRFYCAALYYAEGTLPTRTQLIYLKDGRVLTYDPVPADVDALAMEVDTLWSGIRARLEDGFEAKKGPLCNWCHFQSMCPAFGNQAPPMSEQGAKDLLTAEVGQGQVS
- a CDS encoding HAD family hydrolase, whose protein sequence is MPLPSGILFDMDGTLTDTEKLWFQAETEVLGELGRPWRAGDEMAIIGLNLIDAATHLTTSLEIDMDPAALGWMLTERVAKIGREHGMPWRPGAYELLELVAHLGIPSALVTASHIAFAQLALEQAPAGTLQVAVTGDQVKVGKPDPEPYLLAAVRLGVPPDRTLAFEDSVHGLTSALAAGCVTVGVPLKVDISGVAGVTLIDSLVDADEAFLRSVMAEVRPV
- a CDS encoding undecaprenyl-diphosphate phosphatase, coding for MGIFEAIILGIVQGLTEFLPISSSAHLRIVGELFPSLGDPGVTFTAVTQIGTELAVLIYFRKDIWRIITRWATSLPGRWKRTPSTDPDARMGWIVILGSIPIVVLGLLLETWIDTTFRNLYITALMLATFAVLLGLADRYGRRRLSLDQMSLRDGITLGFAQAMALVPGVSRSGGTITVGLALGYTRVAAARISFFLAVPAVLGSGFYRLFTDDGTGPQAGAMPTFAATVTAFVVGYAVIVGFLKLVSTKSYLPFVVYRLLLAGTLVFLLGAGIMSA
- a CDS encoding aldo/keto reductase; the protein is MKHTFLGGSGLRMGSLGLGTLTWGRDTDVEDATKMVAALLDHGGTTIDVSPVYGDGLAQQVLGSIFDGGVDRSDVVVIAHAGEFYHDDGVRFNGGHSALASSLNATLTELGTTYVDILQVAAPDPRVAIEEQLESLAQMVRSGAVRYIGLANHPAWRVARAAQYLADLRLPRLAAVGAEYSVLHRQPGGELTAVAREFDLGIIAQAPLAGGVLTGKYRHTIPATSRAATEHLSATVDPYLTDKPRRTVEAVAKAADGLGRTPADVSLAWLLDQPQVTTALIGARTHAQFEQVLSLPINPLPGPVAQAISEI
- a CDS encoding DNA primase — protein: MANETQAAFDRLIFALQEFNAAAISARDSEDPSVLAAANALADAYTVYDDALYTQYGVETPLDTYDYDEHDEDYDDDLDDDFDDRFEDYDDDDDDLEEFNLQD
- a CDS encoding M20/M25/M40 family metallo-hydrolase, translating into MTYSEALEIARTLIRFDTSNDGRDVIEKPAADYVMDLLHEVGLQPHYLGPTPGRPSVVVRIPGKKREIEVDPVTGERRGAVVIHGHTDVVPAVAREWSVDPFGGVVKDGFLWGRGAVDMKNMDAMILAVVREIASSGYVPPRDLIIGMFADEEAGGHQGCRWLVENHPELFEGATHAISEVGGYNTYVNGERVYLLQTGEKALTWYTLGAEGKAGHGSQVNGDNAIAKLSRALVAIDSEPWPLILTDTVTKLLRGTAEISGLPFDPEDEASINALVDALGPAKAYVGATLRTGCNLTSVNGGYMANVIPASAEATVDVRAIPGTEEAVARRIEELTDGLEVGWLSSANGYESTTEGAFVEAMTDAVLANDPHAHVLPYLLSAGTDNKALGSLGIDGYGFSPVRLPEGFDFPAMFHGVDERVPVDSLSFGAQILRDFIERI
- a CDS encoding glutamate--cysteine ligase, which codes for MTLEFANSPRSSVGIEWELQLIDRDSNDLRQAADTVLALVRQLDADTSMIHGEMMLNTIELVSRPHERVGQCVADLRECLDLLEPVVEPMRITLASSGTHPFANPVYQRVTDTERYAELVNRTRYWGRQMLLFGTHVHVGIEDRAKVLPILRAVLTRFAHIQALTASSPFWSGKNTGYADNRAMVFQQLPTAGVPHQFERWCDLEEYYAGMVKTGVISNFDEVRWDVRPSPKFGTLEFRVADAATNLAEIGMVAALSQCMVEYFSRQLDAGEELPTLPSWFVDENKWRAARYGIDAILILDEDGNEEQVGQTLARTVDELTPIAQELGCLEELQMVTTVLELGAPYQRLLRAGSHFERSREAIVDFMIAEMAAGHPLNPDLREFDGIAAAEQNHAQAYDVTEPAPFRTDPAPFKEEK